A single genomic interval of Cupriavidus sp. MP-37 harbors:
- a CDS encoding DNA polymerase II, which translates to MALQQGFILTRHWRDTPGGTEVEFWLATDDGPRRLRLAPQTSVAFVPQVQRERAEALLCREREVELRPLGLRDFQRRPVLGLYCAQHRQLIQLARSLRDAGVDVYEADIRPPERYLMERFITAPVWFDGEPDAAGVLRNAQMKPSADYRPALRLVSLDLETSAAGELYSIALEGCGQRQVYVLGPAPQAPADVDFSLAYCATRPEMLHRLNQWLADHDPDAIIGWNLVQFDLRVLQEQARQFQVPLRLGRGGAEMEWREHNAQQHFFASAPGRLIIDGIEALRSATWSFPSFSLEAVAQALLGEGKAIDNPYDRMDAIDRMFAHDKPALARYNLRDCELVTRIFEKTELLPFLLERATVTGLPADRSGGSVAAFTHLYMPLMHRQGFVAPNLGEKAPEASPGGFVMDSRPGLYESVLVLDYKSLYPSIIRTFLIDPVGLVEGLAHPDDADAVPGFRGARFSRTRHCLPAIVARVWQGRDAAKRDGNKPLAQALKIIMNAFYGVLGSSGCRFFDARLASSITMRGHEIMRQTRALIEARGYEVIYGDTDSTFVWLRRARTEADATQIGRSLVAYVNDWWRDHLWQAYGLESALELQFETHFRRFLMPTIRGADLGSKKRYAGQVERADGKREMVFKGLETVRTDWSPLAQRFQQTLYEKVFNREPYADYVRDIVRRTLAGELDEELVYRKRLRRRLEEYQRNVPPHVRAARIADDYNERHGRPRQYQHGGWISYVMTVAGPEPLEARSAPIDYAHYVTRQLQPIADAILPFLDDEFETLLSGQMALFP; encoded by the coding sequence GTGGCACTCCAGCAAGGCTTCATCCTGACCCGGCACTGGCGCGATACGCCAGGCGGAACCGAAGTCGAATTCTGGCTGGCGACGGATGACGGGCCGCGACGTCTGCGGCTGGCGCCGCAGACGTCGGTTGCCTTTGTGCCGCAGGTGCAGCGGGAGCGTGCCGAGGCGCTGCTGTGCCGGGAACGCGAGGTCGAATTGCGCCCGCTGGGGCTGCGCGATTTCCAGCGCAGGCCGGTGCTGGGCCTGTACTGCGCCCAGCACCGGCAACTGATCCAGCTCGCCAGGTCGCTGCGCGATGCCGGCGTGGACGTGTATGAAGCCGATATCCGTCCGCCGGAGCGCTACCTGATGGAGCGCTTCATCACCGCGCCGGTGTGGTTCGACGGCGAGCCGGATGCCGCCGGCGTGCTGCGCAACGCCCAGATGAAGCCGTCGGCCGACTACCGGCCCGCGCTGCGCCTGGTGTCGCTCGATCTCGAAACCAGCGCGGCGGGCGAACTCTATTCGATTGCGCTCGAAGGTTGCGGCCAGCGCCAGGTCTACGTGCTCGGGCCGGCCCCGCAGGCGCCCGCTGACGTCGATTTCTCCCTTGCCTACTGCGCGACGCGGCCCGAAATGCTGCACCGGCTCAACCAGTGGCTGGCCGACCACGATCCCGATGCGATCATTGGCTGGAACCTGGTGCAGTTCGACCTGCGCGTGTTGCAGGAGCAGGCGCGCCAGTTCCAGGTGCCGCTGCGGCTGGGGCGGGGCGGCGCCGAGATGGAATGGCGCGAGCACAACGCGCAGCAGCATTTCTTTGCCAGCGCGCCCGGGCGCCTGATCATCGACGGCATCGAGGCGCTGCGCTCCGCCACCTGGAGCTTTCCGTCGTTCAGCCTCGAAGCGGTGGCGCAGGCGCTGCTCGGCGAGGGCAAGGCGATCGACAATCCGTACGACCGCATGGACGCCATCGACCGCATGTTCGCCCATGACAAGCCGGCCCTGGCGCGCTACAACCTGCGCGACTGCGAACTGGTGACGCGGATCTTCGAGAAGACCGAGCTGCTGCCGTTCCTGCTCGAGCGCGCCACGGTCACCGGCCTGCCGGCCGACCGCAGCGGCGGGTCGGTGGCAGCCTTCACGCATCTCTACATGCCGCTGATGCACCGCCAGGGCTTTGTCGCGCCCAACTTGGGCGAGAAGGCGCCCGAGGCCAGCCCCGGTGGCTTCGTCATGGACTCGCGGCCGGGGCTGTATGAGTCCGTGCTGGTGCTGGACTACAAGAGCCTGTACCCGTCGATCATTCGCACCTTCCTGATCGATCCGGTCGGCCTGGTCGAAGGGCTGGCGCATCCGGACGATGCCGATGCGGTGCCGGGCTTCCGCGGGGCGCGCTTTTCGCGAACCAGACACTGCCTGCCGGCCATCGTGGCACGGGTGTGGCAGGGCCGCGATGCCGCCAAGCGCGATGGCAACAAGCCGCTGGCGCAGGCGCTCAAGATCATCATGAACGCGTTCTACGGCGTCCTCGGCTCCAGCGGCTGCCGCTTCTTCGATGCACGGCTGGCGTCGTCGATCACCATGCGCGGGCACGAGATCATGCGGCAGACGCGGGCGCTGATCGAGGCCCGCGGCTACGAGGTGATCTACGGCGACACCGACTCCACCTTCGTCTGGCTGCGCCGTGCCCGCACGGAAGCCGACGCCACCCAGATCGGCCGCAGCCTGGTCGCCTACGTCAACGACTGGTGGCGCGATCACCTGTGGCAAGCCTACGGGCTGGAAAGCGCGCTCGAGCTGCAGTTCGAGACCCACTTCCGGCGCTTCCTGATGCCGACGATCCGCGGCGCCGACCTGGGCAGCAAGAAGCGCTATGCCGGGCAGGTGGAGCGGGCGGACGGCAAGCGCGAGATGGTGTTCAAGGGGCTGGAGACGGTGCGCACCGACTGGTCGCCGCTGGCGCAGCGCTTCCAGCAGACCCTCTATGAAAAGGTCTTCAACCGCGAACCGTATGCCGACTATGTGCGCGACATCGTGCGCCGCACGCTGGCCGGCGAGCTGGACGAGGAACTGGTCTACCGTAAGCGCCTGCGGCGCCGGCTCGAGGAATATCAGCGCAACGTGCCGCCGCATGTGCGCGCCGCGCGCATTGCCGACGACTATAACGAGCGCCACGGCAGGCCGCGCCAGTACCAGCACGGCGGCTGGATCAGCTATGTGATGACCGTCGCCGGTCCGGAACCGCTGGAAGCGCGCTCGGCGCCGATCGACTATGCCCATTATGTGACCCGGCAACTGCAACCGATTGCCGACGCGATCCTGCCGTTTCTGGACGATGAATTCGAGACGCTGTTGTCGGGGCAGATGGCGCTGTTTCCGTAA
- a CDS encoding VOC family protein: MPSKNTICLWYDRDALDAANFYAKTFPDSSVGAVMRAPGDYPDGKEGDVLTVEFTVAGIPCVGLNGGPHFKHSEAFSFQIATDDQAETDRLWDAIVSNGGQESECGWCKDRWGLSWQITPRALLAAITDPDRAAAKRAFDAMMTMRKIDIATIEAARRGGNAAPG, translated from the coding sequence ATGCCTAGCAAGAACACGATCTGCCTGTGGTACGACCGCGATGCGCTGGACGCCGCAAACTTCTATGCCAAGACCTTTCCCGACAGCTCGGTCGGCGCGGTAATGCGCGCCCCGGGCGATTATCCGGACGGGAAAGAGGGCGATGTGCTGACGGTCGAGTTCACCGTTGCCGGCATCCCGTGTGTCGGCTTGAACGGCGGGCCGCACTTCAAGCACAGCGAGGCGTTCTCGTTCCAGATCGCCACCGACGACCAGGCCGAGACCGACCGGTTGTGGGACGCCATTGTCAGCAACGGCGGCCAGGAAAGCGAATGCGGCTGGTGCAAGGACCGCTGGGGCCTGTCATGGCAGATCACGCCGCGCGCATTGCTCGCCGCGATCACCGACCCGGACCGCGCCGCGGCCAAGCGCGCGTTCGACGCGATGATGACGATGCGCAAGATCGACATCGCCACGATCGAGGCGGCAAGGCGCGGCGGCAACGCGGCGCCGGGCTGA
- a CDS encoding glutathione S-transferase family protein has translation MTMTLYYNPQSRASVARWMLEEVGADYALQHIDIAKAESRSPAFLAINPMGKIPTLVLDDGTVLTENGAIIAWLADAYPQAGLMPPAGSSARGTVLRWLFFCGSCFEPALTDRMMRAASPLPKQTVGWGDYDEVIDAIEKALSPGPFVLGDSFSAADVYLGASLAWAGQFGAPRVGESRCIQDYVKRVTARDAFVRAAQGQ, from the coding sequence ATGACCATGACGCTTTACTACAACCCGCAGAGCCGCGCGTCGGTGGCGCGCTGGATGCTCGAGGAGGTTGGCGCCGACTACGCGTTGCAGCACATCGATATCGCCAAGGCGGAAAGCCGTTCGCCGGCTTTCCTCGCGATCAATCCGATGGGCAAGATTCCTACGCTGGTGCTGGACGACGGCACCGTGCTGACCGAGAACGGCGCCATCATCGCCTGGCTCGCCGATGCCTATCCGCAAGCCGGGCTGATGCCGCCGGCGGGCTCGTCCGCGCGCGGCACGGTGCTGCGGTGGCTGTTCTTCTGCGGCAGCTGCTTCGAGCCCGCGCTGACCGACCGCATGATGCGCGCCGCGTCGCCGCTGCCCAAGCAGACGGTAGGCTGGGGCGACTATGACGAAGTCATCGACGCGATCGAGAAAGCGCTGTCTCCCGGCCCCTTCGTGCTCGGCGATAGCTTCAGCGCCGCCGACGTCTATCTCGGCGCGTCGCTGGCGTGGGCAGGGCAGTTCGGTGCGCCGCGCGTTGGCGAAAGCCGCTGCATCCAGGACTACGTCAAGCGCGTTACCGCCCGTGACGCGTTCGTGCGCGCGGCCCAGGGCCAGTGA
- a CDS encoding acetyl/propionyl/methylcrotonyl-CoA carboxylase subunit alpha, with translation MFNKILIANRGEIACRVAATCRRLGIRTVAVYSDADAEARHVAFCDEAVHIGGAAARDSYLRADHIIEMAKETGAQAIHPGYGFLSENEAFAEACAAAGLVFIGPPASAIHAMGSKSAAKQLMEKAAVPLVPGYHGEDQDPALLRREADRIGYPVLLKASAGGGGKGMRVVESGDGFDAALASVKREASASFGDDKVLVEKYLTRPRHIEIQVFADTHGNCVYLFERDCSVQRRHQKVLEEAPAPGMTAERRRAMGEAAVAAAKAVGYVGAGTVEFIANQDGSFYFMEMNTRLQVEHPVTEMITGQDLVEWQLRVAAGEPLPLAQDQLRIDGHALEARIYAENPDKQFLPSTGTLRFLRTPPAVQFMRGDGVDANSHGPAGVRIDAGVREGDTISPFYDPMIAKLIVWGKDRDEALARMRQALAAYHVVGLSTNVAFLQRLVKSEAFRTADLDTGLIERNEAVLFPPPAPVGMELIALAVAALLDREHQQRRIDAADQHSPWTHAGAWRLNGGVSRTLRFGFGEQVLDVTLNSNERGSTLIYADQAAPFAFTCQADDIRIDLGTRRTHGQVHRDGDEFHVFHGGRHATLAWLDPLAHAGEAEGEGGKLTAPMPGKVIAVMVEAGSSVTRGAPLLVMEAMKMEHTICAPADGVVSEVLYGIGEQVSEGAQLLAFSA, from the coding sequence ATGTTCAACAAGATCCTGATCGCCAACCGCGGTGAAATCGCCTGCCGCGTGGCCGCCACCTGCCGCCGGCTGGGCATCCGCACCGTCGCGGTGTATTCCGATGCCGACGCCGAGGCGCGCCACGTCGCCTTCTGCGACGAGGCCGTGCATATCGGCGGCGCCGCCGCGCGCGACAGCTACCTGCGCGCCGACCACATCATCGAGATGGCGAAGGAGACCGGCGCCCAGGCGATCCACCCGGGCTACGGCTTCCTGTCCGAGAACGAGGCCTTTGCCGAGGCCTGCGCCGCGGCCGGGCTGGTCTTCATCGGCCCGCCGGCATCCGCCATCCACGCGATGGGCAGCAAGAGCGCGGCCAAGCAGCTGATGGAAAAGGCCGCGGTGCCGCTGGTGCCGGGCTACCACGGCGAGGACCAGGATCCGGCGCTGCTGCGGCGCGAGGCCGACCGCATCGGCTATCCGGTGCTGCTCAAGGCCAGCGCCGGCGGCGGCGGCAAGGGCATGCGCGTGGTCGAGTCCGGCGATGGCTTCGACGCCGCGCTGGCGTCGGTCAAGCGCGAGGCGTCGGCCAGCTTCGGCGACGACAAGGTGCTGGTCGAGAAGTACCTGACGCGCCCGCGCCATATCGAGATCCAGGTGTTCGCCGACACCCACGGCAACTGCGTCTACCTGTTCGAGCGCGACTGCTCGGTGCAGCGCCGGCACCAGAAGGTGCTGGAGGAAGCGCCGGCGCCGGGCATGACGGCAGAACGCCGCCGCGCCATGGGCGAGGCAGCCGTCGCCGCCGCCAAGGCCGTAGGCTATGTCGGCGCCGGCACGGTCGAGTTCATCGCCAACCAGGACGGCTCGTTCTACTTCATGGAGATGAACACGCGCCTGCAGGTCGAGCATCCGGTGACCGAGATGATCACCGGGCAGGACCTGGTCGAATGGCAGCTGCGCGTCGCCGCCGGTGAGCCGCTGCCGCTGGCGCAAGACCAATTGCGCATCGACGGCCATGCGCTGGAGGCGCGCATCTACGCCGAGAACCCCGACAAGCAGTTCCTGCCGTCCACCGGCACGCTGCGCTTCCTGCGCACGCCGCCGGCGGTGCAGTTCATGCGCGGCGACGGGGTTGACGCAAACTCGCATGGCCCGGCCGGGGTGCGCATCGACGCCGGCGTGCGCGAGGGCGACACCATCAGCCCGTTCTACGACCCGATGATCGCCAAGCTGATCGTCTGGGGCAAGGACCGCGACGAGGCGTTGGCGCGCATGCGCCAGGCGCTGGCGGCGTACCACGTGGTGGGGCTGTCGACCAACGTGGCCTTCCTGCAGCGGCTGGTGAAGTCGGAAGCGTTCCGCACCGCCGACCTCGACACCGGGCTGATCGAGCGCAACGAGGCGGTCCTGTTCCCGCCGCCGGCGCCGGTCGGCATGGAACTGATTGCGCTGGCGGTGGCGGCGCTGCTGGATCGCGAACACCAGCAGCGCCGCATCGACGCCGCCGACCAGCATTCGCCGTGGACCCATGCCGGCGCGTGGCGGCTGAATGGCGGCGTATCGCGCACGCTGCGTTTCGGCTTCGGCGAGCAGGTGCTCGACGTGACGCTGAACAGCAACGAACGCGGCAGCACGCTGATCTATGCCGACCAGGCCGCGCCCTTCGCCTTTACCTGCCAGGCGGACGATATCCGCATCGACCTCGGCACCCGGCGCACGCACGGACAGGTGCATCGGGATGGCGACGAGTTCCACGTCTTCCATGGCGGCCGCCACGCCACGCTGGCCTGGCTCGATCCGCTGGCGCATGCCGGCGAGGCCGAAGGCGAGGGCGGCAAGCTGACCGCGCCGATGCCGGGCAAGGTCATCGCCGTGATGGTCGAGGCCGGCAGCTCGGTCACGCGCGGTGCGCCGCTGCTGGTGATGGAAGCGATGAAGATGGAGCACACCATCTGCGCGCCCGCCGACGGGGTGGTCAGCGAGGTGCTGTACGGCATCGGCGAGCAGGTTTCCGAGGGAGCGCAATTGCTCGCGTTCAGCGCCTGA
- a CDS encoding carboxyl transferase domain-containing protein, protein MAVIESKLNARSESFRTNAQAMQALVADLQQKIAKLAEGGGEAARDKHLARGKLLPRERVQQLLDPGTPFLELSQLAAYDMYDNAAPGAGIITGIGRVAGQECVIVCNDATVKGGTYYPMTVKKHVRAQEIAEENHLPCIYLVDSGGANLPNQDEVFPDRDHFGRIFYNQANLSKRGIPQIAVVMGSCTAGGAYVPAMSDESIIVKNQGTIFLGGPPLVKAATGEEVSAEDLGGADVHTRLSGVADYFAQNDHHALSLARNIVQHLNRRKPDQIRLHAPVEPLYPVEELYGVIPTDTRKPYDVREVIARLVDGSEFDEFKARYGTTLVCGFARIWGYPVGIVANNGILFSESALKGAHFIELCCQRKIPLVFLQNITGFMVGRKYENEGIARNGAKMVTAVATAQVPKFTVIIGGSFGAGNYGMCGRAYSPRFLWMWPNARISVMGGEQAASVLATVRRDGIEAKGGQWSAQEEDAFKQPIRDQYEHQGHPYYASARLWDDGVIDPAQTRTVLGLGLSASLNAPIDEMKFGVFRM, encoded by the coding sequence ATGGCGGTAATTGAAAGCAAGCTGAACGCCCGTTCCGAGTCGTTCAGGACCAATGCACAGGCAATGCAGGCCCTGGTTGCCGACCTGCAGCAAAAGATCGCGAAGCTGGCCGAAGGCGGCGGCGAGGCCGCGCGCGACAAGCACCTGGCGCGCGGCAAGCTGTTGCCGCGCGAGCGCGTGCAGCAGCTGCTCGATCCCGGCACGCCGTTCCTGGAGCTGTCGCAGCTGGCCGCGTACGACATGTACGACAATGCCGCGCCCGGCGCCGGCATCATCACCGGCATCGGCCGCGTGGCCGGGCAGGAATGCGTGATCGTGTGCAACGACGCCACCGTGAAGGGCGGCACGTATTACCCGATGACGGTCAAGAAGCATGTGCGCGCGCAGGAGATCGCCGAGGAGAACCACCTGCCGTGCATCTACCTGGTCGATTCCGGCGGCGCCAACCTGCCCAACCAGGACGAGGTCTTTCCCGACCGCGACCACTTCGGCCGCATCTTCTACAACCAGGCCAACCTGTCCAAGCGCGGCATCCCGCAGATCGCGGTGGTGATGGGCTCGTGCACCGCGGGCGGTGCCTACGTGCCGGCGATGAGCGACGAATCGATCATCGTCAAGAACCAGGGCACCATCTTCCTGGGCGGCCCGCCGCTGGTGAAGGCCGCCACCGGCGAGGAAGTCAGCGCCGAAGACCTGGGCGGCGCCGACGTGCATACGCGCCTGTCCGGCGTGGCCGACTACTTTGCGCAGAACGACCACCACGCGCTCAGCCTGGCGCGCAATATCGTGCAGCACCTGAACCGCCGCAAGCCGGACCAGATCCGGCTGCACGCGCCGGTCGAGCCGCTGTATCCGGTGGAAGAGCTGTACGGCGTGATCCCGACCGATACGCGCAAGCCGTACGACGTGCGCGAGGTGATCGCGCGGCTGGTCGACGGCTCCGAGTTCGACGAGTTCAAGGCCCGCTACGGCACCACGCTGGTGTGCGGCTTCGCGCGCATCTGGGGCTACCCGGTGGGCATCGTCGCCAACAACGGCATCCTGTTCTCGGAGTCGGCGCTCAAGGGCGCGCACTTCATCGAGCTGTGCTGCCAGCGCAAGATCCCGCTGGTGTTCCTGCAGAACATCACCGGCTTCATGGTCGGGCGCAAGTACGAGAACGAAGGCATCGCGCGCAACGGCGCCAAGATGGTGACCGCGGTGGCGACCGCGCAGGTACCCAAGTTCACGGTGATCATCGGCGGCTCGTTCGGCGCGGGCAACTACGGCATGTGCGGGCGCGCGTATTCGCCGCGCTTCTTGTGGATGTGGCCGAACGCGCGCATCTCCGTGATGGGCGGCGAGCAGGCCGCGAGCGTGCTGGCGACGGTGCGCCGCGATGGCATCGAAGCCAAGGGCGGGCAGTGGAGCGCGCAGGAGGAAGACGCGTTCAAGCAGCCGATCCGCGACCAGTACGAGCACCAGGGCCATCCGTACTACGCCAGCGCGCGGCTGTGGGACGACGGCGTGATCGATCCCGCGCAGACGCGCACGGTGCTGGGGCTGGGCTTGTCGGCCAGCCTGAACGCGCCGATCGACGAGATGAAGTTCGGCGTGTTCCGCATGTAA
- a CDS encoding AMP-binding protein — translation MTMQGEPLPTILPIGGLSHVRGDTSIALSEQTVPALLAQTVAAFPEREAVVFREQGVRWNWREFADAIDTLAAGLHALGLARGDRVGIWAPNRVEWLVTQFATARLGLVLVNINPAYRLAELEYALNKVGVKAIVAAEAFKTSRYLEMLQALAPELATSAPGALQAARLPSLRWVIRMGEGETPGMIRYAEVLARGAGVARAELDRITAQLDRHDAINVQFTSGTTGAPKGATLTHRNIVNNARFIAMAMRFSEHDKLCIPVPFYHCFGMVLSVLACVSTGAAMVFPGEAFDPEATMRAVSEERCTALHGVPTMFIAQLDHPRFANYDFSSLRTGIMAGSPCPIETMKRVVAQMHMSEVTIAYGMTETSPVSFQSSTTDPLDKRTTTVGRVQPHLEVKIVDASGATVPVGEKGELCTRGYSVMLGYWDDEARTAEAIRDGWMHTGDLATLDAEGYCNIVGRVKDMLIRGGENIYPREIEEFLFRHPKVQAVQVFGVPDPKYGEEVCAWIVLKPGESATEDEIRAFCRDQIAHYKIPRYIRFVDEMPLTVTGKVQKFVMRDQMVRELKIDESRTA, via the coding sequence ATGACGATGCAGGGAGAGCCGCTTCCCACCATTCTGCCGATCGGCGGGCTGTCGCATGTCCGTGGCGACACCAGCATAGCGCTGTCCGAGCAGACCGTGCCGGCGCTGCTGGCGCAGACCGTGGCAGCGTTCCCCGAACGCGAGGCCGTGGTCTTCCGCGAGCAGGGCGTGCGCTGGAACTGGCGGGAGTTTGCCGACGCCATCGATACGCTGGCAGCCGGGCTGCATGCGCTGGGCCTGGCCCGGGGCGACCGCGTCGGCATCTGGGCGCCGAACCGTGTGGAGTGGCTGGTGACGCAGTTCGCCACCGCGCGGCTGGGCCTGGTGCTGGTCAACATCAATCCGGCCTACCGGCTGGCGGAGCTGGAGTACGCGCTCAACAAGGTCGGCGTCAAGGCCATCGTCGCCGCCGAAGCCTTCAAGACCTCGCGCTACCTCGAGATGCTGCAGGCGCTGGCACCGGAGCTGGCCACCAGCGCGCCGGGCGCGCTGCAGGCCGCGCGGCTGCCGTCGCTGCGCTGGGTGATCCGCATGGGCGAGGGCGAGACGCCCGGCATGATCCGCTATGCGGAGGTGCTGGCGCGCGGCGCCGGCGTGGCGCGCGCGGAACTCGACCGCATCACGGCGCAGCTCGACCGCCACGATGCGATCAACGTGCAGTTCACCAGCGGCACCACCGGCGCGCCCAAGGGCGCCACGCTGACGCATCGCAATATCGTCAACAACGCGCGCTTCATCGCCATGGCGATGCGCTTCTCCGAGCACGACAAGCTCTGCATTCCGGTGCCGTTCTACCATTGCTTCGGCATGGTGCTGTCGGTGCTGGCGTGCGTGTCGACCGGCGCGGCGATGGTGTTCCCGGGCGAGGCCTTCGATCCCGAGGCCACCATGCGCGCGGTCAGCGAAGAGCGCTGCACCGCGCTGCACGGCGTGCCGACCATGTTCATCGCGCAGCTGGACCACCCGCGCTTCGCCAACTACGACTTCTCCTCGCTGCGCACCGGCATCATGGCCGGCTCGCCGTGCCCGATCGAGACCATGAAGCGCGTGGTGGCACAGATGCATATGTCCGAGGTGACCATCGCCTATGGCATGACCGAGACCAGTCCGGTGTCGTTCCAGAGCAGCACCACCGATCCGCTCGACAAGCGCACCACCACCGTAGGCCGGGTCCAGCCGCATCTGGAAGTCAAGATCGTCGATGCCAGCGGCGCCACCGTGCCGGTGGGCGAGAAGGGCGAGCTGTGCACGCGCGGCTATTCGGTGATGCTGGGCTACTGGGACGACGAGGCCCGCACCGCCGAAGCCATCCGCGACGGCTGGATGCACACCGGCGACCTTGCCACCCTCGACGCAGAGGGCTACTGCAATATCGTCGGCCGCGTCAAGGACATGCTGATCCGCGGCGGCGAGAACATCTACCCGCGCGAGATCGAGGAGTTCCTGTTCCGCCATCCCAAGGTGCAGGCGGTGCAGGTGTTCGGCGTGCCCGATCCGAAGTACGGCGAGGAGGTGTGCGCGTGGATCGTGCTCAAGCCGGGCGAGAGCGCCACCGAAGACGAGATCCGCGCGTTCTGCCGCGACCAGATCGCGCACTACAAGATCCCGCGCTACATCCGCTTTGTCGACGAGATGCCCCTGACCGTGACCGGCAAGGTGCAGAAATTCGTGATGCGCGACCAGATGGTGCGTGAACTGAAGATCGATGAATCCAGGACGGCCTGA
- a CDS encoding TetR/AcrR family transcriptional regulator — protein sequence MEDNAAARRIPSGARAEQRIRDILRVSREVFAELGYEKTTTTEIAQRLGVSEATVFTYFQSKRKLCVRVIEDWYDEIIDAVERGMPRDQSTRAQLAFYVKTHLRLFLIQGTGLCALVLSEGRAKGPELGQEFVPLQRRYTAPLMELLARGREHGEIRADLPLSLLRSAILGPMEHILWDAIAREREVDIDKTAADMVALLWPALQPANIELEALRAFHGEVGAALRKLGDA from the coding sequence ATGGAAGACAACGCCGCCGCTCGCCGGATCCCGTCCGGCGCCAGGGCGGAACAACGCATCCGCGACATCCTGCGCGTCAGCCGCGAGGTGTTCGCCGAACTGGGCTACGAGAAAACCACCACCACCGAGATCGCCCAGCGCCTGGGCGTGTCCGAGGCCACGGTGTTCACGTACTTCCAAAGCAAGCGCAAGCTGTGCGTGCGGGTCATCGAGGACTGGTACGACGAAATCATCGACGCGGTCGAGCGCGGCATGCCGCGCGACCAGAGCACCCGGGCGCAGCTGGCGTTCTACGTGAAGACGCACCTGCGCCTGTTCCTGATCCAGGGCACCGGGCTGTGCGCGCTGGTGCTGTCGGAAGGACGGGCCAAGGGACCGGAACTGGGACAGGAGTTCGTGCCGCTGCAGCGCCGCTATACGGCGCCGCTGATGGAGCTGCTGGCGCGCGGCCGCGAGCATGGCGAGATCCGCGCCGACCTGCCGCTGAGCCTGTTGCGCTCCGCCATCCTGGGGCCGATGGAGCATATCCTGTGGGATGCCATCGCGCGCGAGCGCGAGGTCGATATCGACAAGACCGCCGCCGACATGGTGGCCTTGCTGTGGCCCGCGCTGCAGCCGGCGAATATCGAGCTGGAGGCGCTGCGGGCCTTCCACGGCGAAGTCGGCGCGGCGCTGCGCAAGCTGGGCGACGCCTGA
- a CDS encoding VOC family protein encodes MAVQLNHTIVFSRDKRVSADFLCEVLGRPPAEPFGPFLGVALDNGVTLDFMDAQGDIAMQHYAFLVSDAEFDHGFARVRAHRLTYWADPYRRRPGEVNTDDGGRRIYFEDPSKHFLEIFTKG; translated from the coding sequence ATGGCCGTCCAGCTCAACCACACCATCGTCTTCTCTCGCGACAAGCGGGTCTCCGCGGACTTCCTGTGCGAGGTCCTGGGCCGCCCGCCGGCCGAGCCGTTCGGGCCCTTCCTCGGCGTAGCGCTCGACAACGGCGTCACCCTCGACTTCATGGACGCGCAAGGCGATATCGCCATGCAGCACTATGCCTTCCTGGTCAGCGACGCCGAGTTCGACCACGGTTTTGCCCGCGTCCGCGCGCACCGGCTCACGTACTGGGCCGACCCCTACCGGCGCCGCCCCGGCGAGGTCAATACCGACGACGGCGGCCGGCGCATCTATTTCGAGGATCCCAGCAAGCACTTTCTCGAGATCTTCACCAAGGGCTGA
- the tolA gene encoding cell envelope integrity protein TolA — protein MQTAASPYQPVRERRTLTCFLLALLMHLLLGALLYYGVRWRNAVPTGVAAELWEPVPEATVPEPVVKPAPTPPPVEEEDADIALQEKQRKARQAEREAEQARQRESQARAEAARKEAQRQAQEAQRQASNAERQAQLARLRAQAGGAGAAANTGAGTGSSAKPSSGYAERVRQRVKPNIIFNEDVAGNPAAVVAVHMAPDGSLLSTRLAKSSGNAGWDNAVLRAVQRSDPLPRDSNGVAPSNILITFWPKDEGG, from the coding sequence ATGCAGACCGCCGCCTCTCCCTACCAGCCCGTGCGCGAGCGGCGCACGCTGACCTGCTTCCTGCTGGCCCTGCTCATGCACTTGCTGCTGGGGGCCCTGCTGTACTACGGCGTGCGCTGGCGCAACGCCGTGCCCACCGGCGTCGCGGCGGAACTGTGGGAGCCCGTCCCCGAAGCCACCGTGCCCGAGCCCGTCGTCAAGCCGGCGCCGACGCCGCCGCCCGTCGAGGAAGAGGACGCCGATATCGCACTGCAGGAAAAGCAGCGCAAGGCCAGGCAGGCCGAGCGCGAGGCCGAGCAGGCGCGGCAGCGCGAAAGCCAGGCCCGTGCCGAAGCGGCGCGCAAGGAGGCGCAACGCCAGGCCCAGGAAGCCCAGCGCCAGGCCAGCAATGCCGAGCGCCAGGCCCAACTGGCCCGCTTGCGCGCGCAGGCCGGCGGTGCCGGCGCCGCGGCCAATACCGGGGCGGGCACGGGATCCTCGGCCAAACCGTCGTCGGGCTATGCCGAGCGCGTGCGCCAGCGGGTCAAGCCCAACATCATCTTCAACGAGGACGTCGCCGGCAACCCGGCCGCGGTGGTCGCGGTGCACATGGCGCCCGACGGCTCGCTGCTGTCGACGCGGCTGGCCAAATCCAGCGGCAATGCCGGCTGGGACAACGCGGTGCTGCGCGCGGTGCAGCGCTCGGACCCGCTGCCGCGCGACAGCAACGGCGTGGCGCCATCCAACATCCTGATCACCTTCTGGCCCAAGGACGAGGGCGGCTAG